One Mangifera indica cultivar Alphonso chromosome 4, CATAS_Mindica_2.1, whole genome shotgun sequence genomic region harbors:
- the LOC123213711 gene encoding uncharacterized protein LOC123213711 has translation MDGVSRAVEEGQLTISGQPFLVRKWTTNLPMLINDVKKVAIWVRLYGIPLEYWTPKGLSYIASAIETLLYADSITEGGKRLDFARISIEIKVDAECPYSISLTLSNGESMVINVEYSWKPLKCNVCQCFGHSTANCSFVPKLEGSSSSRKVQKDGSNKYSVLAHDASHEQDKRSIVLHEEGNLEKSTEGVNSEGKEKMNVASTSKNSQVTAASGIVPEGDGTSTSGAEDMENEASPTIVPFGGKLKVDEIDLRKKDMVMKSMNLGKKLAKLKKANSPPLLSK, from the exons ATGGATGGAGTTTCTAGAGCGGTGGAAGAAGGACAATTGACCATTAGTGGACAGCCTtttcttgttaggaaatggactacaaacctccCCATGTTGATTaatgatgtaaagaaggtggctatTTGGGTTAGATTATATGGTATTCCTCTTGAGTATTGGACTCCAAAAGGCCTTAGCTATATAGCAAGTGCCATTGAAACTCTTCTTTATGCGGATTCTATCACTGAAGGAGGGAAAAGGCTGGATTTTGCAAGGATAAGCATTGAGATCAAAGTGGATGCGGAATGCCCATATTCCATTAGTCTAACATTGTCGAATGGTGAAAGCATGGTGATCAATGTAGAGTATAGTTGGAAACCACTAAAATGCAATGTTTGCCAATGTTTTGGACATTCCACAGCTAACTGTTCATTTGTCCCTAAGCTTGAAGGCAGCTCATCATCTCGGAAAGTTCAGAAGGATGGG AGTAATAAATACTCGGTGTTAGCCCATGATGCGTCCCATGAGCAAGACAAAAGGAGCATAGTGTTGCATGAGGAGGGAAACTTGGAGAAATCCACTGAAGGTGTAAATtcagaaggaaaagaaaagatgaatgtAGCTAGCACATCCAAGAATAGTCAAGTTACAGCAGCAAGTGGAATCGTTCCAGAGGGTGATGGAACCTCCACAAGTGGTGCAGAGGATATGGAAAATGAAGCCTCTCCAACAATAGTCCCATTTGGTGGAAAGCTAAAGGTGGATGAGATAGATCTTAGGAAGAAGGATATGGTCATGAAGAGTATGAACTTAGGGAAGAAATTAGCTAAGCTtaagaaagcaaattcccctccCTTATTATCCAAATGA